One window from the genome of Hymenobacter sp. YIM 151858-1 encodes:
- the mads5 gene encoding methylation-associated defense system restriction endonuclease subunit S MAD5 gives MKIARAKAAWFGETGVRLDASYHLSEGRNTQLAIEAYGDYESLSDASERIFLGNRFRRTYVNDPKRGYPYITASDMTKTEPLSGSYLSKVHTGKVTNLMMHKGWILVSCSGSIGRTVYTNEDFEGQIGTHDLIRIIPKNKKIPSGYLYAFLASNAGFAMMTQGTYGGVIQHIEPHHIANLPVPLLAQEQMKLIHDKIEQAAKLRENANSALRLGVELLEGVLPAFEQSQQYVARSSSFAHQRLRFDATVQHTAYDRFLQQAGKTAILKSVGSLSERVFTPDIFKRIRVADAKRGVVFLSGTDLLETCPKFDSFLSRKTPKLQDYILEEGWLALQDSGSLSSMGYVSIVPKFLEGAAATNNLIRIVPAADNHNPYLFAYFKTKQGQAILKSLSYGTGQLHIDNGQIEQLQVPIYEKLVEDVTRHVTDYTRQFNQAYELETSAIKLVESAIAAWQ, from the coding sequence ATGAAAATAGCACGTGCAAAAGCTGCTTGGTTTGGTGAAACCGGGGTACGTCTGGATGCTTCTTACCACTTAAGTGAAGGACGTAATACGCAACTCGCTATTGAGGCATATGGTGATTACGAGTCGTTATCTGATGCTTCAGAGCGTATTTTCCTAGGCAATCGGTTCCGGCGAACCTATGTCAATGACCCAAAGCGTGGTTACCCGTACATCACAGCCTCAGATATGACTAAAACAGAGCCTCTTTCTGGCTCTTATTTGTCTAAGGTTCATACTGGCAAAGTAACCAACCTAATGATGCATAAAGGCTGGATTTTAGTATCCTGCTCTGGCTCTATAGGTCGCACAGTTTATACGAATGAGGATTTCGAAGGTCAAATCGGCACGCACGATTTGATTCGTATCATTCCCAAAAACAAAAAGATTCCTAGTGGATACCTCTATGCTTTCTTAGCATCTAATGCTGGATTCGCAATGATGACACAAGGCACATATGGCGGCGTAATACAGCATATTGAGCCTCATCATATAGCTAATCTACCTGTTCCTCTGTTGGCACAAGAACAGATGAAGCTAATACATGACAAGATTGAGCAGGCCGCTAAGTTGCGCGAAAATGCCAATTCAGCCTTGCGGTTAGGCGTAGAGTTGCTGGAGGGTGTATTACCAGCATTCGAGCAGTCCCAACAATACGTAGCACGTTCATCCTCCTTCGCTCACCAGCGGCTGCGGTTTGACGCTACGGTTCAGCATACTGCTTACGACCGTTTTCTACAGCAAGCAGGGAAAACGGCTATCCTAAAATCAGTCGGCTCATTGTCGGAGCGAGTGTTCACGCCTGATATTTTCAAGCGTATACGAGTAGCAGATGCTAAGCGTGGTGTGGTGTTCCTGAGCGGTACAGATTTGCTGGAGACTTGTCCCAAATTTGACAGCTTCCTTTCCCGCAAAACACCAAAGCTCCAGGATTATATCTTGGAAGAAGGCTGGCTGGCGCTACAAGATTCGGGCAGCCTTTCCTCAATGGGGTATGTGAGCATCGTTCCAAAGTTTCTGGAAGGCGCAGCAGCAACGAACAACCTGATTCGTATTGTGCCAGCAGCGGATAACCACAACCCCTACCTGTTCGCTTATTTCAAGACTAAGCAAGGCCAAGCCATTCTGAAAAGCCTTTCTTACGGCACTGGCCAGCTCCATATTGATAACGGTCAAATTGAGCAGTTGCAAGTGCCCATTTACGAGAAGCTGGTAGAGGACGTCACTCGCCACGTTACGGACTATACTCGTCAGTTCAATCAAGCTTACGAGCTTGAGACCAGTGCTATTAAACTCGTTGAATCCGCAATAGCCGCATGGCAATAA
- the mads2 gene encoding methylation-associated defense system DNA methyltransferase MAD2, translated as MQPDDLTETDLLTDDSTEDESTAQCRLTGQPIKETGKEKNLQALILMLLEEYGFDKEDMARDFTVTGDTDEGKKWKRRVELVVFGPGQDHKQENLIRLCVVNDEKTKPNDPKKGWQVLQDALSAAENCEFGLWSNGTVFTFFQRKIGSLNAVTFEELADFPGAGESLADLERSDKMTGRSPANESLVRTFRACHDYIYGNEGRQKDAFWQLLNLIFCKIYDEKRRDICAREGKSYRRYFWVGIKENNSEEGRAAVAERIKKLFAEMKESLEFAEVFEGNEEIRLTDRGLGYVAAELARYSFLDATVDVKGLAYETIVGTTLKRERGQFFTPRNIVRAMVEMLDPQPDQRVLDPSCGSGGFLVMVLDHVRQKIAKELYPDLEGEWLRDKYNSPDVNEKVLAYAQRYQFGIDFDPDLKRAARMNMVMAGDGHANIFHFNSLEYPKGNFPDIKTFNEAVRSSVEEAGDAEETDPQYYTNGLGCFDLIFSNPPFGAKIPINDKGILQEFDLGHTWRRLANNQGWDKMALANSQPPEILFIDRCYQFLKPGGRLAIVLPDGILGNPNTEYVRAWILRKFRLLASVDLPVEAFLPQVGVQASLLFLQKLTPTEISLAYDRGGNDYDVFMAIADKVGKDRRGVPVYERDEDGAEIIKSKIISYLSVDGKTGEKKLKHRTEKAPVLDDDLPKIRTAYHEFVKSQGL; from the coding sequence ATGCAACCCGACGACCTGACTGAAACCGACCTGCTGACCGACGACTCGACCGAAGACGAAAGCACTGCCCAATGCCGCCTCACGGGCCAGCCCATCAAGGAGACTGGCAAAGAGAAGAACCTGCAAGCCCTGATTCTGATGCTGCTCGAAGAGTATGGCTTCGACAAAGAAGACATGGCGCGCGACTTCACCGTGACGGGCGACACCGATGAGGGCAAAAAGTGGAAGCGGCGGGTAGAGTTGGTTGTGTTTGGTCCAGGCCAAGACCACAAGCAGGAGAACCTGATTCGCCTGTGTGTAGTGAACGACGAAAAGACCAAGCCCAACGACCCCAAAAAAGGCTGGCAGGTGCTGCAGGATGCTCTTAGCGCCGCCGAAAACTGCGAGTTTGGCTTGTGGTCAAATGGCACGGTGTTCACCTTCTTTCAGCGTAAAATCGGCAGTCTGAATGCGGTGACGTTCGAAGAGTTGGCGGACTTTCCGGGGGCTGGGGAGTCTCTGGCCGACCTGGAGCGTTCGGATAAGATGACCGGCCGGAGCCCGGCCAACGAGTCATTGGTACGCACGTTTCGCGCCTGTCACGATTACATCTACGGCAACGAGGGACGCCAGAAGGATGCTTTCTGGCAGCTGTTAAACCTGATTTTCTGTAAAATCTACGACGAGAAGCGGCGAGACATCTGCGCCCGAGAGGGCAAGAGCTACCGCCGCTACTTCTGGGTGGGCATCAAAGAAAACAACTCGGAGGAAGGCCGGGCGGCCGTGGCGGAGCGCATCAAAAAGCTCTTCGCTGAGATGAAGGAATCCCTCGAATTTGCGGAGGTATTTGAAGGCAACGAAGAAATCCGCCTGACCGACCGGGGCTTGGGCTACGTGGCGGCCGAGCTGGCTCGTTACTCCTTCCTAGATGCAACCGTCGACGTTAAAGGCCTGGCTTATGAAACCATCGTCGGTACGACGCTGAAGCGGGAGCGGGGGCAGTTCTTCACACCACGCAACATTGTACGGGCCATGGTAGAAATGCTGGACCCCCAGCCCGACCAACGGGTGCTGGACCCCAGCTGCGGCAGCGGAGGCTTCCTGGTGATGGTACTCGACCACGTGCGGCAAAAGATTGCCAAGGAGCTATACCCGGACCTGGAGGGTGAATGGCTGCGCGACAAGTACAACTCGCCCGACGTGAACGAAAAGGTACTGGCCTATGCTCAACGGTATCAGTTTGGCATCGACTTCGACCCAGACCTGAAACGTGCAGCCCGCATGAACATGGTGATGGCCGGCGACGGCCACGCCAATATCTTCCACTTCAACTCGTTGGAGTACCCCAAAGGCAACTTCCCCGACATTAAGACCTTCAACGAAGCTGTGCGCAGCAGTGTGGAAGAGGCCGGCGACGCGGAAGAAACTGACCCACAATACTACACTAATGGCCTGGGCTGCTTCGATTTGATATTCTCGAATCCGCCCTTCGGAGCCAAGATTCCCATTAATGATAAGGGCATTCTACAGGAGTTTGACCTTGGACATACTTGGCGTCGGCTGGCCAATAACCAGGGATGGGATAAAATGGCTCTTGCCAATAGCCAGCCCCCTGAAATTCTGTTTATTGACCGCTGTTACCAGTTTCTGAAACCTGGCGGCCGGTTAGCCATTGTGTTGCCCGACGGTATTTTGGGCAACCCAAACACCGAATATGTTCGGGCTTGGATACTCCGCAAATTCCGTCTGCTTGCCTCGGTAGACTTGCCGGTAGAGGCCTTTCTGCCCCAAGTGGGTGTGCAAGCCTCCTTGCTGTTTTTGCAGAAGCTTACACCCACTGAAATCAGTCTGGCTTACGACCGGGGCGGTAATGACTATGACGTGTTTATGGCTATTGCTGATAAGGTAGGCAAAGACCGCCGAGGGGTACCTGTGTATGAGCGCGACGAAGATGGAGCAGAGATTATCAAATCTAAAATCATCTCCTATTTGAGTGTAGACGGCAAAACCGGAGAGAAGAAGCTTAAGCATCGTACCGAAAAAGCCCCAGTGCTCGACGACGATTTACCCAAAATTCGCACTGCGTATCACGAATTTGTCAAAAGCCAAGGACTATGA